From Dreissena polymorpha isolate Duluth1 chromosome 15, UMN_Dpol_1.0, whole genome shotgun sequence, a single genomic window includes:
- the LOC127859751 gene encoding clumping factor A-like, with protein sequence MGISGKCSLIFSDQYCGTNNDSCTSNDSGINNDSCTSNDSGTNNDSCTSNDSGVNNDSCTNNYSCTSNDSGINNDSGINNDSGTSNDSCISNDSGTSNDSGINNDSGTNNDSCTSNDSCTNNDSCTSNDSGINNDSGTNNDSCTSNDSGINNDSCINNDSCTSNDSGINNDSCTNNDSYTSNDSGINNDSGTNNDSCTSNDSGINNDSGINNDSGTRNDSGINNDSGINNDSCTSNDSGIINDSGINNDSGTSNDSGINNDSGINNDSGTSNDSGINNDSGINNDSGTSNDSGNNIESGISNDSGINNDSGIFVNSTPV encoded by the coding sequence ATGGGGATATCAGGAAAATGCAGCTTGATTTTTTCTGATCAATATTGCGGCACCAACAACGACAGCTGCACCAGCAACGACAGCGGCATCAACAACGACAGCTGCACCAGCAACGACAGCGGCACCAACAACGACAGCTGCACCAGCAACGACAGCGGCGTCAACAACGACAGCTGCACCAACAACTACAGCTGCACCAGCAACGACAGCGGCATCAACAACGACAGCGGCATCAACAACGACAGCGGCACCAGCAACGACAGCTGCATCAGCAACGACAGCGGCACCAGCAACGACAGCGGCATCAACAACGACAGCGGCACCAACAACGACAGCTGCACCAGCAACGACAGCTGCACCAACAACGACAGCTGCACCAGCAACGACAGCGGCATCAACAACGATAGCGGCACCAACAACGACAGCTGCACCAGCAACGACAGCGGCATCAACAACGACAGTTGCATCAACAACGACAGCTGCACCAGCAACGACAGCGGCATCAACAACGACAGCTGCACCAACAACGACAGCTACACCAGCAACGACAGTGGCATCAACAACGACAGCGGCACCAACAACGACAGCTGCACCAGCAACGACAGCGGCATCAACAACGACAGCGGCATCAACAACGACAGCGGCACCAGGAACGACAGCGGCATCAACAACGACAGCGGCATCAACAACGACAGCTGCACCAGCAACGACAGCGGCATCATTAACGACAGCGGCATCAACAACGACAGCGGCACCAGCAACGACAGCGGCATCAACAACGACAGCGGCATCAACAACGACAGCGGCACCAGCAACGACAGCGGCATCAACAACGACAGCGGCATCAACAACGACAGCGGCACCAGCAACGACAGCGGCAACAACATCGAAAGCGGCATCAGCAACGACAGCGGCATCAACAACGACAGCGGCATTTTTGTGAACTCGACACCAGTGTAA